DNA sequence from the Marinilongibacter aquaticus genome:
TCATTATTTTGATGTCGATTGAGCTTATGCTCAATGCCGTCAATTTGTTGATGGTGGCTTTTTCGGCATATCGTTCAGATCCCAACGGACAAGTTTTTGTTTTCTTTATCATGGCTGTGGCAGCAGCCGAGGTGGCCGTGGGTTTGGCAATCATTGTGATGATTTACCGCAATGTCCGATCGATCGATATCAATTTATTAGATAAACTTAGAGGTTAACCATTTTCACGAAATCGAAATGTCCTTAATCACCCTCATTCCCTTGTTTCCCTTGATCGGCTTCTTGATCAATGGATTGGGGTATAAAAAAATCAGCCACTCACTCGTTGCACCCATCGGCATTGGAGCGTCGGTATTGTCTTTCATTTGCACGGTTTTGGTTTTTCTGCAATTCAAAGAAACAGGCGAGACCATTGTGCAGCCTTTGTTTTCGTGGATTACGGTCGGCGGATTCGACGTGTCTTTTGCCTTTCAGATCGATCAATTGAGCATACTCATGCTCTTTATCATCACGGGAGTCGGGTCTTTAATTCATCTGTATTCCATGGGTTACATGGGACATGATGCGGGTTACGGCAAGTTTTTTGCCTATCTCAATCTCTTCCTTTTCTCTATGTTGCTTTTGGTGATGGGAGCCAATTACCTGATCATGTTCATTGGTTGGGAAGGTGTAGGGCTTTGTTCGTATTTGCTTATCGGCTTTTGGAACAAACGCTCGGATTTTGGCGATGCGGCCAGAAAGGCTTTCATCATGAACCGTGTCGGCGACTTGGGTTTTCTTATTGGAATTTTCTTGATCGTCAAGCAATTTGGCACGTTGGAATATCTCTCTGTTTTCGAACAGGCCAAAGGTTTGCAGGTTGGCGATATCAGCGTGATGTTCATTACCTTTTGCCTCTTTATCGGGGCGATGGGTAAATCGGCACAAATACCGCTTTTTACTTGGCTGCCCGACGCGATGGCGGGTCCAACTCCAGTTTCTGCTTTGATTCACGCCGCGACCATGGTGACCTCGGGTATTTACATGGTGGTACGAAGCAATGTGCTGTATACCTTGTCGCCCGATACGCTTGAGTTTGTGGCTTGGATCGGTACTTTCACGGCTGTTTTGGCTGCATCAATCGCGATCTTTCAGAACGATATCAAAAAAGTATTGGCCTACTCTACGGTTAGCCAATTGGGCTACATGTTCATTGGCTTGGGTGTGATGGCTTACACTTCGGGCTTTTTCCATGTGATTACGCACGCTTTCTTTAAAGCACTCTTGTTTTTGGGAGCGGGCTCGGTGATCCATGCGATGAGCGATGAACAAGATATTCGCAAAATGGGTGGGCTTTGGTCGAAAATCAAAATTACCGCCGTCACCTTCTTGATCGGTACCATTGCGATTTCTGGTCTACCGCCTTTTGCTGGTTTTTTCTCGAAAGATGAAATTTTGGCACATGTATTCGAGCACAATAAATTGATGTGGGCTTTGGGCATGTTGGGTTCTTTCATGACATCCTTCTACATGTTCCGTTTGTTTTTCCTGACATTCACGGGCGAGTTTAGAGGGTCGAAAGAGCAAAAAGAGCATTTGCACGAGTCGCCTTCGAGCATGACCATCCCTTTGATGGCATTGGCTGCATTGTCGATTGTGGGCGGTTTCATTGGTTTCCCCGAAATATTTCATCTTCCTCATGCTTTGGCCGATTTTATGGCACCGATTTACGACAATTCGAAAGCGGTATTTGCGGGCTTTGGCGAGGTGCACGTAGAGCACAGTACAGAATGGATTTTAATGCTGACTTCGGTTGCGGTGGCTTTGGTTGCATTGATTCTGGCCTACGTATTGTATGTGAAGCAAGGTTCTAGACCGGCAGCAGATGGCGAGATTTCGGGAATAAAAAAGTGGCTTGCCGACAAGTATTATTTAGACGAAGCGTACAATGCAGTTTTTGTGAATACAACCGAAAAGCTTTCGGTTTTCTTTGGGAATGTACTCGATACGAAAGTAATAGATGGTGCTGTGAACGGATTGGGAACTTTGGTAGGGCTGTGCAATAAATGGATTGGAAAATTGCAGACAGGTTCTACCGGATTCTATTTGATCTTGATGGGTGGTGCCATTGCAGTCATATTGTTTTTAAACATGGGAAATGAATTGTTGGAAAGTCTTAACCATATTTTCAAAGCTCAAACCAAATAGATAAATGTCGATCATTATTTTATTGTTGATACCATTGGCTGCGGCTTTGATTACCTTTTTGCTTGGAAAGGAAAATGATGGCCGTGCGAGAAGTATTGCTCTTGCCTCTGCGGGTGTTTCTCTTCTTGCTTTTCTTTATGCCGCAACTCAAAACGAAGAAGCCTTGAGCTTTGCCAAACCTTGGATAGGCAATTTCAATCTCCAACTGAAATTCACGATGGACGGATTGAGCTTGTTGTTGGTGGGCTTGACAGAATTGTTGGTATTGCTTATAATTTTGAGCAACAGCCAAAATGAACAAGAAAAACCACACCTGTTTTACAGTTTGATACTGCTTACGCAATTCAGTTTGGTGGGGGTGTTTACTGCAGGCGATTTATTCTTGTTTTACTTTTTCTATGAAGCGGCACTAATTCCGGTCTACATTTTGGCTACGGGTTGGGGCACAGAGCAGTCGAAATCTTCGGCCTTCAAGATGTTAATCTATACCGTTTTCGGTAGTTTGTTTATGTTGGTGGCTTTGGTTTATGTGTATACCAAAGGGCAAACGGCAGACATTGAAGCTTTACACGCGACGGCACAACTGTTGCCCGCTGCGGTGCAGGCCTGCTTATTTGCAGCGTTTTTATTGGCTTTTGCCATTAAGATGCCATTGTTTCCCTTGCATACTTGGCAGCCTAATGCCTATACAGATTCGCCGATGACGGCCACAATGCTTTTGTCTGGACTTTTGTCGAAAATGGGAGTATTCGGTCTTTTGAAAATCGCTTTGCCTTTTGCTCCAATGGGGGCTAAAGAATGGGCTTTGTGTGCCAGCGTTTTGGCGATAATTGGTTTGATTTACGGATCGATAATAGCCATTAAGCAAGACGACATGAAGCGTTTGGTGGCGTATTCCTCTTTTGCACACATGGGGTTGATGGCCGCGGCGGTGTTTACCGCGAGCTTGGAAGGTTTTCAAGGAGCGGCTTTCCAGATGGTGGCTCACGGTTTGAATGCCTTTGGCCTCTTCTTTGTGGTGAAAATCATTTCGGAACGTACAGGTTCAAGAAGCCTTTCTGCCTTGGGAGGGATTTCGCAATCGGCTCCTTGGCTCAGTATCTTTTTCATGGTTATCTTGTTGGGAGCTGTAGCTTTGCCGCTTACAAACGGTTTTGTTGGTGAGTTTTTGATGCTGAAATCGGTTTTTGCCTTCAATGGTGTGTTGGGTGTGGTAGCGGGATTGAGCATCATTTTCGGAGCAGTGTATATGTTGAGAATGTTTCAGAAAGCCATGTTTGGCGAGAAAAGCTCTGAAACTATGGAAATAGAAGACGTTCGCGGAACAGAAGCCTTCATCTTGGCTTTGGTTGCGGTTCTTGTAATTGTGATGGGAGTTTATCCCAATATGATTTTGAAAATATCTGAACCAGCAGCAAAGAGCTTGGTGGATTATTTAGCGGCAATTTAAACACATTATTATCCGAGTAAATCGGTAAACGCATTATGTATCCAATTATATCACTTTCTATCACGGGGCTTTTGACTTTGTTCTTGGGCTTTTCAGAAAATAAAAAATTGGTTTTCCCGGCCACGATTCTTTTTTTAGCCTTGGCCTGTGCGGTTAGTTTCATAGATTGGAATTCACCGGGCGTATACTTCAGCGGAATGCTCGAGGTAAACAACATGACCATCCTTTTCTCTCTGGTGGTGTTGGTGTCGGCGATACTGATATTGGCCCTTTCAGAAGGCTTCAGTAATATTGAATTTGCCCACCCCGCAGAGTATTTTGCCATTGCCCAATTTGCCCTGGTGGGAGCCATCATGATGATCTCTTACCGCAACATGGTGATGCTGTTCTTGGGTATCGAAATCCTGTCGGTTGCCTTGTACGTGCTTACAGGGGCCGATAAAAGAAATATCCGTGGAAATGAAGCGGCCATTAAATATTTCTTAATGGGAGCTTTTGCTACGGGTATTTTATTGTTTGGTGTGGCTATGTATTACGGAGCTACCGGAACACTGTCTATAGTCAATGTAGGCGGGCCACTTATGGCTGGTGGAGAGGTGAAATGGTTCTTGTGGATAGGCTGTACTTTTATCCTGATCGCGATGCTTTTCAAAGTATCGGCGGCTCCTTTTCATTTCTGGACACCCGATGTGTACGAAGGTGCACCTACAATTTTCACGGCCTTTATGGCCACAATCGTGAAAACAGCGGGTTTTGTGGCTATTCTGCGTATGCTCAC
Encoded proteins:
- a CDS encoding complex I subunit 4 family protein, with protein sequence MSIIILLLIPLAAALITFLLGKENDGRARSIALASAGVSLLAFLYAATQNEEALSFAKPWIGNFNLQLKFTMDGLSLLLVGLTELLVLLIILSNSQNEQEKPHLFYSLILLTQFSLVGVFTAGDLFLFYFFYEAALIPVYILATGWGTEQSKSSAFKMLIYTVFGSLFMLVALVYVYTKGQTADIEALHATAQLLPAAVQACLFAAFLLAFAIKMPLFPLHTWQPNAYTDSPMTATMLLSGLLSKMGVFGLLKIALPFAPMGAKEWALCASVLAIIGLIYGSIIAIKQDDMKRLVAYSSFAHMGLMAAAVFTASLEGFQGAAFQMVAHGLNAFGLFFVVKIISERTGSRSLSALGGISQSAPWLSIFFMVILLGAVALPLTNGFVGEFLMLKSVFAFNGVLGVVAGLSIIFGAVYMLRMFQKAMFGEKSSETMEIEDVRGTEAFILALVAVLVIVMGVYPNMILKISEPAAKSLVDYLAAI
- the nuoK gene encoding NADH-quinone oxidoreductase subunit NuoK; this encodes MENQLPAIPDVITQIPLTNYVLLASILFVIGIFGVFTRKNAIIILMSIELMLNAVNLLMVAFSAYRSDPNGQVFVFFIMAVAAAEVAVGLAIIVMIYRNVRSIDINLLDKLRG
- a CDS encoding NADH-quinone oxidoreductase subunit N; translation: MYPIISLSITGLLTLFLGFSENKKLVFPATILFLALACAVSFIDWNSPGVYFSGMLEVNNMTILFSLVVLVSAILILALSEGFSNIEFAHPAEYFAIAQFALVGAIMMISYRNMVMLFLGIEILSVALYVLTGADKRNIRGNEAAIKYFLMGAFATGILLFGVAMYYGATGTLSIVNVGGPLMAGGEVKWFLWIGCTFILIAMLFKVSAAPFHFWTPDVYEGAPTIFTAFMATIVKTAGFVAILRMLTDVFGMMQSLWWVMFALMVVLSLVFGNIGAVSQNSFKRLLAYSSISHAGFMLLALLGNFESAMGSILFYTIAYTLSTVAAFGVLMITSKERIEDGRNYEKIDLFDGLAKNNGFLSAVLTIAMLSMAGIPLTAGFWAKFFVFTDAAHSGLYWTVVVAILMSAVAIYYYFKPIMAIWKNKEGLPSIELNMAYRVILSICTLGTVILGFFPDLIRSIF
- the nuoL gene encoding NADH-quinone oxidoreductase subunit L produces the protein MSLITLIPLFPLIGFLINGLGYKKISHSLVAPIGIGASVLSFICTVLVFLQFKETGETIVQPLFSWITVGGFDVSFAFQIDQLSILMLFIITGVGSLIHLYSMGYMGHDAGYGKFFAYLNLFLFSMLLLVMGANYLIMFIGWEGVGLCSYLLIGFWNKRSDFGDAARKAFIMNRVGDLGFLIGIFLIVKQFGTLEYLSVFEQAKGLQVGDISVMFITFCLFIGAMGKSAQIPLFTWLPDAMAGPTPVSALIHAATMVTSGIYMVVRSNVLYTLSPDTLEFVAWIGTFTAVLAASIAIFQNDIKKVLAYSTVSQLGYMFIGLGVMAYTSGFFHVITHAFFKALLFLGAGSVIHAMSDEQDIRKMGGLWSKIKITAVTFLIGTIAISGLPPFAGFFSKDEILAHVFEHNKLMWALGMLGSFMTSFYMFRLFFLTFTGEFRGSKEQKEHLHESPSSMTIPLMALAALSIVGGFIGFPEIFHLPHALADFMAPIYDNSKAVFAGFGEVHVEHSTEWILMLTSVAVALVALILAYVLYVKQGSRPAADGEISGIKKWLADKYYLDEAYNAVFVNTTEKLSVFFGNVLDTKVIDGAVNGLGTLVGLCNKWIGKLQTGSTGFYLILMGGAIAVILFLNMGNELLESLNHIFKAQTK